One stretch of Halobacillus litoralis DNA includes these proteins:
- a CDS encoding sodium:calcium antiporter: MSDWIIFALFFISGILTFFIASRLAIFGDAVKEKTRASSAFMGAIIGIAISLPELTSSVTAIVIDSPDLAVGNLIGSNLFNIMGLAIFDIVYRRYQILTHATVESKLYGWLVILMTLIVIAGLSLTLPTHIFHISYTSIVIVVLYFIGSKFINDRTEYQGRKVKQQNERYKDFSYKQVLWRFILYAFLIMVIGSVLTITAERISVITGIGASFIGAFLVAISTSLPDAVSVGTALKLRNFNLGISSLLGSNAFNLMILAITDFIYFKGNLLQESSPANMITGVTSIVFILLIIYSITRKNARAWNYLIPSFLIIVSYFITTYLAFQMK, from the coding sequence ATGAGCGACTGGATCATTTTTGCTCTGTTTTTTATATCAGGAATCCTAACCTTTTTTATAGCCTCAAGGCTTGCGATATTTGGTGATGCGGTCAAAGAAAAAACGAGAGCATCTTCTGCTTTCATGGGAGCGATCATTGGTATTGCCATCTCGCTGCCTGAATTGACCTCAAGTGTTACGGCTATCGTCATCGACAGTCCGGACTTGGCTGTAGGAAACTTGATCGGAAGTAACCTTTTCAACATCATGGGCCTCGCGATTTTTGACATTGTATATCGCCGCTATCAGATATTGACACATGCAACTGTGGAAAGTAAGTTATATGGCTGGCTTGTGATATTGATGACACTCATCGTCATAGCTGGTTTGAGTTTGACCCTTCCGACTCATATCTTCCACATTAGCTACACGTCAATTGTCATTGTGGTTCTCTATTTCATTGGTTCCAAGTTCATCAATGACCGAACAGAGTACCAAGGTAGAAAAGTGAAACAACAAAATGAACGATACAAAGACTTTTCATATAAGCAGGTGCTTTGGCGCTTCATTTTATATGCTTTTCTCATTATGGTTATTGGCAGTGTGCTGACCATTACGGCTGAGCGGATATCCGTCATTACGGGAATCGGTGCATCATTTATTGGTGCCTTTTTGGTAGCGATCAGCACCTCATTACCTGATGCGGTTAGTGTAGGGACGGCGCTCAAGCTCAGGAATTTCAATCTTGGTATTAGTTCGTTGCTCGGGAGTAATGCCTTCAATCTGATGATTCTTGCCATTACCGATTTTATCTATTTTAAAGGGAATCTATTACAGGAATCGTCCCCTGCAAACATGATCACAGGGGTGACGTCCATCGTGTTCATCCTACTAATTATCTACAGCATTACACGAAAAAATGCTCGCGCATGGAATTACTTGATTCCTTCCTTTTTGATTATCGTGAGCTATTTTATCACTACGTATCTAGCGTTTCAGATGAAATGA
- a CDS encoding phytoene desaturase family protein has product MALKKKTAVVVGAGLGGMSAAIRLSADGYDVKIIEKNSNIGGKLNRREGKGFTFDTGPSILTMPWVLEQLFESVHRRLEDYITVERVEPQWRTFFEDGTQLDVTSDLPNMLEEMAKVTERPNRKLTDFLSYSQDMYELCMKSFYKYSIEDLKDLKKHHKLSELFQMDPMNTVAKATHKHFDNKYLEQLFNYFVMYVGSNPYATPAILNQLVYVQLGLGIHYVKGGMYKIAEGMGRLMEELRIDVELNTPVQRFVVDGDRVVGVETAEGTIHEADVVISNLEVIPAYRKLAPQTSKVKKETKSLEKKFDPTVSGLVLLLGTDRKFENLKHHNFLFSEDPEKEFKQIFEEGKPADDPTIYIGISARSDETQAPEGKDNLFVLTHVPPLENKKRKPIDWDAYRETVLNKLERMGMEGLRDSIEFEYRFTPEDLEALYGPNGGSIYGIAADRKSNGGFKIPSKSQIYDGLYFVGGSTHPGGGVPMVTLSGQLTADLIKERETEPVHQ; this is encoded by the coding sequence ATGGCTTTGAAAAAGAAAACGGCGGTTGTAGTGGGAGCAGGTTTAGGTGGTATGTCGGCAGCAATTCGACTGTCCGCAGACGGTTATGATGTGAAAATCATTGAAAAGAACAGCAACATAGGCGGAAAGTTGAACCGGAGAGAGGGGAAAGGGTTCACGTTTGATACTGGACCATCCATATTGACGATGCCTTGGGTCCTTGAGCAGCTTTTTGAAAGTGTGCACCGCCGCCTTGAGGACTACATCACGGTAGAACGTGTGGAACCGCAATGGCGTACTTTTTTTGAAGATGGCACTCAGCTCGATGTAACCAGCGATCTACCTAATATGCTTGAAGAAATGGCCAAGGTCACCGAAAGGCCGAACCGGAAGCTGACAGATTTCTTGTCCTACAGTCAGGACATGTATGAACTATGTATGAAGAGTTTTTATAAATATAGTATTGAAGACTTGAAAGATTTGAAGAAACACCATAAATTGAGTGAATTATTTCAGATGGATCCGATGAATACGGTAGCAAAAGCTACGCACAAGCACTTTGACAACAAATATTTGGAACAGCTGTTCAATTATTTCGTCATGTACGTAGGGTCGAACCCTTACGCAACACCGGCTATTTTGAATCAGCTTGTCTATGTTCAGCTTGGGCTTGGGATTCATTATGTTAAAGGTGGCATGTACAAAATTGCTGAAGGTATGGGGCGTCTTATGGAAGAGCTGCGTATCGATGTAGAATTGAATACTCCGGTCCAGCGATTTGTCGTGGATGGTGATCGTGTCGTGGGTGTAGAAACGGCTGAGGGAACGATTCACGAAGCGGATGTTGTCATCTCTAACCTTGAGGTGATCCCGGCATATCGGAAGTTAGCGCCGCAAACATCCAAGGTGAAGAAAGAAACGAAGTCTCTTGAGAAAAAATTCGATCCGACCGTATCAGGTCTGGTGTTATTGCTTGGAACGGATCGCAAGTTTGAAAACTTAAAGCATCATAACTTCCTTTTCTCTGAAGATCCGGAAAAAGAATTCAAACAGATTTTTGAAGAAGGGAAGCCTGCGGATGATCCGACGATTTATATCGGAATTTCGGCAAGATCTGATGAAACGCAAGCACCTGAAGGGAAAGACAACCTTTTTGTACTGACCCACGTTCCGCCGCTTGAAAACAAAAAGCGTAAACCGATTGACTGGGATGCCTATCGGGAAACGGTGTTGAATAAGTTAGAGCGTATGGGTATGGAAGGGTTGCGCGATTCGATTGAATTTGAGTACCGTTTCACTCCTGAAGATCTCGAGGCCTTGTATGGTCCGAACGGTGGATCCATTTACGGGATAGCGGCTGACCGCAAGTCCAACGGTGGATTTAAGATACCATCCAAGAGCCAAATTTATGATGGACTCTATTTTGTTGGCGGCTCGACTCACCCGGGCGGGGGTGTACCGATGGTGACCTTATCGGGGCAGTTAACTGCGGACTTAATTAAAGAGAGGGAAACAGAACCGGTACACCAGTAA
- a CDS encoding methyltransferase family protein — MTLFDGLFLVVTAFWLAEFFIFRNDRSGESGSHERRSFLLILAAVVVTLVFSLFMQEWNIGIIHHRGVWWIGLVLYAFGVALRYWGILHLKDQFTRNVSVQEGDRLVSSGPYRLLRHPLYTGLLFIIIGFCSGLGNLYAALICGIFMTIALLHRIKLEEAMLVEQHGSMYREWCRSRYRLIPFVY, encoded by the coding sequence ATGACCCTGTTTGATGGATTGTTTTTAGTAGTGACGGCCTTTTGGCTGGCAGAGTTTTTTATCTTCAGAAATGATCGATCAGGAGAAAGCGGTTCTCATGAACGCCGCTCTTTTCTATTGATCCTCGCGGCTGTGGTTGTGACTCTCGTGTTTTCTCTCTTTATGCAGGAATGGAACATTGGGATTATTCATCATAGAGGGGTTTGGTGGATTGGATTAGTGTTGTACGCCTTTGGAGTAGCTCTGAGATATTGGGGAATTCTTCATCTGAAAGATCAATTTACACGGAACGTCTCTGTTCAAGAAGGAGACCGACTTGTAAGTAGTGGTCCTTATCGGCTCCTCAGGCACCCTCTTTATACAGGGCTTTTATTCATCATTATCGGGTTTTGTTCAGGACTCGGCAACCTTTATGCAGCACTCATATGTGGGATTTTCATGACGATCGCATTACTACATAGAATTAAGCTCGAAGAAGCGATGCTCGTGGAGCAGCATGGGAGCATGTACAGGGAATGGTGTCGTTCAAGGTACCGGCTGATTCCTTTTGTTTATTAA
- a CDS encoding PLP-dependent aspartate aminotransferase family protein — MTNSFESYDVDTISLHGGQSPDPTTGSRAVPIYQTTSYVFHDTEHAQSLFSLDEPGNIYSRIGNPTVDVFEKRMALLEGGVASVATASGMSAIALSILNIAGSGDEVVAAANLYGGTYNLFANTLPRYGIKVHFVDPEDPENFRKAITDRTKAVFAETIGNPSLHVLDIEKVAAVAHDHDLPLLIDNTFATPYTCRPIEHGADIVIHSATKWIGGHGTAIGGVVVDGGQFNWGNGKYPVFTEPDSSYNGIVYTADFGTLAYITKLRVQLLRDFGSCLSPQNAFLLLQGLETLHLRVARHGDNAHEIAEYLQGHPDVEWVSYPGLSSHPAHELANRYLNGGYGSIVNFGIKGGRESGRKVINNVSLWSHVANVGDAKSLIIHPASTTHQQLSVEDLAASGVTEELIRLSIGLESSKDLINDLDRAIAKATGRETEQTAITENDEGVIKWALSSSKTQEGGGTRPKRLAVVGLSGKPSRPSHRLARKMQRMGYQIVPVNPRETEVLGEKAYPDLKSIPFKIDVVQVFRSPEAAIEIAKEAAGIRPDVFWLQEGVIAPKAAQIASEAGLEVVHNRCTYKEAQRLRGSIDTYACEI; from the coding sequence ATGACGAATTCATTTGAAAGCTATGATGTAGATACGATTTCTTTACACGGAGGACAGTCGCCGGATCCGACAACAGGTTCTCGTGCTGTGCCGATTTACCAAACGACCTCCTATGTCTTTCATGACACAGAACATGCCCAGAGCCTTTTTTCACTTGATGAGCCTGGAAATATTTATTCGCGAATTGGAAATCCGACCGTGGATGTTTTTGAAAAAAGGATGGCCCTCTTGGAAGGTGGGGTTGCTTCTGTTGCGACGGCTTCCGGGATGTCGGCCATTGCTTTATCTATTTTGAACATTGCAGGGTCCGGGGATGAAGTGGTTGCCGCAGCGAACCTTTATGGTGGAACTTACAATTTATTTGCTAACACTTTACCGCGATATGGCATTAAGGTTCATTTTGTCGACCCAGAGGATCCTGAAAACTTCCGCAAAGCCATTACAGACCGAACAAAAGCGGTCTTCGCTGAAACGATCGGAAACCCAAGCCTTCACGTGCTGGATATTGAAAAAGTAGCGGCTGTTGCTCATGATCATGACCTTCCCCTTCTGATCGACAATACATTCGCTACCCCTTATACTTGCCGGCCCATTGAGCACGGAGCCGACATCGTCATTCACTCCGCAACGAAATGGATTGGTGGCCACGGGACGGCCATCGGAGGAGTTGTTGTAGACGGAGGACAATTCAATTGGGGGAACGGCAAGTATCCGGTTTTCACAGAGCCTGATAGCAGTTATAACGGAATCGTTTACACCGCAGACTTCGGGACGCTTGCTTATATTACGAAGCTGCGTGTCCAGTTGCTTCGTGATTTTGGTTCGTGTTTGAGCCCACAGAATGCTTTCTTGTTATTGCAAGGGTTGGAGACGCTGCACTTACGTGTTGCCCGGCATGGAGACAACGCCCATGAAATTGCGGAATACTTACAAGGTCATCCTGATGTGGAATGGGTTTCGTATCCGGGGTTGTCCTCACATCCCGCTCATGAACTAGCCAACCGTTACCTTAATGGAGGATATGGTTCGATTGTTAACTTTGGTATTAAAGGCGGACGGGAATCCGGGAGAAAAGTGATCAATAATGTATCGCTCTGGTCTCATGTAGCAAACGTCGGTGATGCGAAATCATTGATCATCCATCCCGCTTCCACGACACACCAGCAATTATCTGTCGAAGATCTTGCTGCCAGTGGGGTGACAGAGGAATTGATCCGCTTATCCATAGGACTTGAGTCGAGCAAAGATTTGATCAACGACCTTGATCGTGCCATTGCGAAAGCAACAGGAAGAGAAACGGAACAAACAGCGATTACTGAAAATGATGAAGGTGTGATCAAGTGGGCCTTGAGTTCCTCTAAAACCCAAGAAGGTGGGGGAACGCGTCCGAAACGTTTGGCGGTTGTAGGGTTGAGTGGAAAGCCTTCACGTCCAAGCCATCGTCTAGCAAGAAAAATGCAGAGGATGGGATACCAAATCGTCCCCGTAAATCCAAGAGAAACAGAAGTCCTTGGAGAAAAAGCGTATCCAGACCTTAAATCGATTCCATTTAAAATTGATGTCGTTCAAGTGTTCCGCAGTCCGGAAGCTGCCATTGAGATTGCTAAGGAAGCAGCAGGTATCCGGCCGGACGTTTTTTGGCTGCAAGAAGGTGTCATCGCACCGAAGGCGGCCCAAATCGCAAGTGAAGCAGGGCTTGAAGTCGTTCATAACCGGTGTACGTACAAAGAGGCCCAGCGGTTGCGGGGATCCATCGATACGTATGCGTGTGAAATTTAA